A genome region from Crossiella equi includes the following:
- a CDS encoding tyrosine-type recombinase/integrase — protein sequence MTGAGTDPAKFQAALVVLESMGLTVGDLTSPADTKQARPVPTFREWVPVVADAVSDRTRTTYQHYWDLIVAEWGERRMDEVTPTEMTTKREQVRRTALVRRTTRGGTAAAENFVAALRCLYKYLVADTPMSENPALKVAKPRRPPSKRHALSNTQLAELNAAAVTTGDDPALDGLLLRTHTETASRRGAALRLRRQDLDVRQCLVLLREKGGIDFWAPVSPTLMRHLVEHFDSRCGGSPEDQLLRYRDGRPLTTRRYDGLWLRLGEHLSWVRSMNVATHWLRHTTLTWVERNFGYGVAKAYAGHFSNNDNTSTSSYIRANLVEVATALSELTGEKHPLVP from the coding sequence GTGACCGGGGCGGGCACCGACCCGGCGAAGTTCCAGGCCGCCCTGGTCGTACTGGAGAGCATGGGGCTCACCGTTGGGGACCTCACCAGCCCCGCGGACACCAAGCAGGCGCGGCCGGTCCCGACGTTCCGCGAGTGGGTCCCGGTGGTCGCGGACGCCGTCTCAGATCGGACCCGCACCACCTACCAGCACTACTGGGACCTGATCGTGGCCGAGTGGGGCGAGCGCCGCATGGACGAGGTGACCCCGACGGAGATGACCACGAAGCGCGAGCAGGTCCGGCGCACCGCACTCGTCCGCCGGACCACCCGTGGTGGCACGGCCGCGGCCGAGAACTTCGTCGCCGCGCTCCGCTGCCTCTACAAGTACCTGGTCGCCGACACCCCGATGTCGGAGAACCCGGCGCTCAAGGTCGCCAAGCCCCGGCGGCCCCCGTCGAAGCGGCACGCGCTGTCCAACACCCAGCTCGCCGAGCTCAACGCGGCCGCGGTCACCACGGGCGATGATCCAGCACTGGACGGGCTGCTCCTCCGGACGCACACCGAGACGGCCAGTCGGCGGGGCGCTGCCCTGCGCCTGCGCCGACAGGACCTCGACGTCCGCCAGTGCCTGGTCCTGCTGCGGGAGAAGGGCGGCATCGACTTCTGGGCGCCGGTCTCGCCGACGTTGATGCGGCACCTGGTCGAGCACTTCGACAGCCGGTGCGGCGGCAGCCCGGAAGACCAGCTGCTCCGGTACCGCGACGGCCGGCCGCTGACCACGCGCCGCTACGACGGGCTTTGGCTCCGGCTTGGTGAGCACCTGTCCTGGGTCCGATCGATGAACGTGGCCACCCACTGGCTCCGCCACACCACGCTGACCTGGGTGGAGCGCAACTTCGGGTACGGCGTCGCCAAGGCCTACGCGGGCCACTTCTCCAACAACGACAACACCTCGACCAGCTCCTACATCCGCGCCAACCTCGTCGAGGTTGCGACCGCGCTGTCGGAACTCACCGGGGAGAAGCATCCGCTGGTGCCCTGA
- a CDS encoding C40 family peptidase: protein MRREFYRLPTAEEVEPDDDVRRGREAIERTRQLLRADTAAGRRTRTGLAVLGGIGALAAIAPVISAVQEQPHVPAPELNPAPSASVEVTGAQPMVAELARSEERLQTLEKALTDVEKSVSGVRPAAELEKAKGSIEVLKKDTTVAAGATGELAAAIEQLGDADLSRRGHAARDQAGALAERAAAAWTNHDQAVRRAKDAQRVVEERAAAATADRALDAAEVGVRAAIRSIAELRVDLRERTPALRLEPAFSAAEQAVEKAGSLVSQAKRVTTPGTRSRLAAGETAVGGARRELGELRTALDQAHESERLQRFQAATRTAQEAVRFARQSVDLATTSVRATGAPDTLVATQAAATALPQLRAAHERHLAAEQSLRAIEPDAQLVAEHTAVGERLATLDRELQTATAAIAQRPAQLPAAAPQPAPTPAPAPTTTAGVSVQLPGGRGEVRAPNAKAAIAIRAALGQLGVPYVWGGRTPGRGFDCSGLTSWAYSRAGVTLPRVSRSQTVGVRVSQHALQPGDLVVWDGHVAMYLGKNLMVEAGDPVQISRLRTTNLKMRFLGFYRPTA, encoded by the coding sequence GTGCGCCGCGAGTTCTACCGACTCCCCACAGCCGAAGAGGTGGAGCCAGACGACGATGTCCGGCGAGGGCGGGAGGCCATCGAACGGACCCGACAGCTCCTGAGAGCCGACACCGCAGCTGGCCGCCGCACCCGGACCGGGCTGGCTGTTCTCGGCGGAATCGGCGCACTGGCCGCCATCGCCCCGGTGATCTCAGCAGTCCAGGAGCAGCCACACGTCCCAGCGCCTGAGCTGAACCCGGCGCCGTCGGCCTCGGTTGAGGTGACCGGGGCGCAACCCATGGTCGCCGAGTTGGCGCGGAGCGAAGAACGGCTCCAGACCCTGGAGAAGGCGCTCACCGACGTCGAGAAGTCGGTGAGCGGCGTCCGGCCAGCGGCGGAGCTGGAGAAGGCCAAGGGCAGCATTGAGGTCCTGAAGAAGGACACCACGGTGGCCGCCGGCGCCACCGGGGAGCTGGCGGCGGCGATCGAACAACTCGGCGATGCTGACCTGAGCCGTCGCGGTCACGCCGCCCGCGACCAGGCGGGAGCGTTGGCCGAGCGCGCGGCGGCGGCGTGGACGAACCACGACCAGGCCGTTCGTCGCGCCAAGGACGCGCAGCGAGTGGTGGAGGAGAGGGCGGCTGCGGCGACCGCGGACCGGGCGCTCGACGCGGCCGAGGTCGGCGTGCGCGCGGCGATCAGGTCGATCGCGGAGTTGCGCGTGGACCTGCGCGAGCGGACCCCGGCACTGCGGCTGGAGCCCGCATTCAGCGCGGCCGAGCAAGCAGTCGAGAAGGCCGGGTCTCTGGTGAGCCAGGCGAAGCGGGTCACCACGCCGGGCACCCGGTCCCGCCTCGCGGCGGGCGAAACTGCTGTTGGGGGAGCGCGGCGTGAACTCGGTGAGCTGCGCACGGCCCTGGACCAGGCGCACGAGTCTGAGCGGTTGCAACGGTTCCAGGCCGCAACCCGTACCGCACAGGAGGCGGTCCGGTTCGCACGTCAGTCGGTGGACCTGGCGACCACGTCGGTGCGCGCGACGGGAGCCCCTGACACGCTGGTGGCGACCCAGGCAGCCGCGACCGCGCTACCCCAGCTGCGCGCGGCACACGAACGACACCTCGCTGCGGAGCAGAGCCTCCGAGCCATCGAACCGGACGCACAGCTCGTCGCGGAACACACCGCGGTCGGCGAGCGACTGGCGACCCTTGATCGGGAGCTTCAGACCGCCACCGCTGCGATCGCGCAGCGCCCTGCTCAGCTTCCCGCCGCTGCTCCGCAACCAGCCCCAACTCCGGCTCCAGCGCCCACGACGACAGCCGGCGTCAGCGTCCAACTTCCTGGAGGACGCGGTGAGGTGCGGGCTCCCAACGCCAAAGCGGCCATCGCGATCCGCGCCGCGCTCGGGCAGCTGGGTGTGCCGTACGTGTGGGGCGGACGGACACCGGGGCGCGGCTTCGACTGCTCAGGCTTGACCAGCTGGGCCTACAGCCGGGCCGGGGTGACGCTGCCCCGGGTGTCGCGCTCACAGACGGTGGGTGTCCGGGTGAGCCAGCACGCGCTGCAGCCGGGTGACTTGGTGGTGTGGGACGGGCACGTGGCGATGTACCTCGGGAAGAACCTGATGGTCGAGGCCGGGGACCCCGTGCAGATCAGCCGCCTGCGCACGACCAACCTGAAGATGCGGTTCCTGGGCTTCTATCGGCCGACCGCCTGA